The sequence GACGATCGTTATTGGGGAGTAGGGGTAAAAATATTTCGAGATGTTATGGCATGGGCAGAAGAGCTTGGCCACAAAACTGTTTTCATTCATTTTCTTTATTCCCGACCTGAGTATAAGTTCTTACGAAAAATTGCCAGGAATGTATTTGTTAGTGAGTTTTTAGGCAGCCAGTTCACCACTTATGAGTTGGAAGTAGAGAAGGTATAAACACCTTGAATTCTCTCCAATAAAAATTGGTGATTTCTTGGCACATAGAAAATCAGACAAATAAGCTAGATATGAAGCCTTCTTAGCGCCGGATCCGGCCAACTGATATTCCATAGCGCATCAAATTCATCCGCTAGTTCGGAGGCTTCCAGCGGGGCATATTGAATGCAGTACCCAACAAACCTGTTCGGCTCTTGCTGGTACAAAATACCGGTTTTATCAACCAACATAAACTCGGTATGCAGGGGAGAGGCTTCGTCGTCTAACTTGCGAAATTCAATATGGCTTGAAAGACGCAACCCCAGCTCGTGCAATCTGTGGGTGTGATGGCTCAGCCACTCAATATCTCTAACGAGTATCTGAATTTGCGCTGACGGCTTGCTGGTAACAAAGGCCATGAAGGCATCGCACAGTTGTTGGTCGTCGTACAGTTCAGGCAGCAGGTGGTCGCTGAATATACGAATCTGTTTATGGGCTTGCGGAATAAATTGTTGGGCGGCATTAAAGAAGCCTTCACTATCATTCAGCGGTTGTCTTAATCGGGTTTCATCTTCAGGCAATCGGGATCTATTCTGTTGCTGATAGCGCTGATTATGCACATGTAACGGCAGACGCATTTCCTTATGGGGAATGCCTGCATCTTCGTAGAAATCGCCCTCGCTTTGAAAACCAAAGCCCTCATAAAAGGGAATCGCTTTACGCTGGGCACTTAGAGTAAGTTCGGGAACGTTCTCACGAATGGCGTATTTAATAATTTGTCGAATGACAGCCGAGCCAACGCCTTTATTTCGAAACGGTTTTAACACAGCCATGCGGCCAACCCGACCATCGGGTAACAGTCGGGCTGTAGCAACAGCGTTATCACCCTGGGAAAACGCCAGCCAGTGAACGGCACTTTTATCAAATTCGTCAATCTCAAGTTCAACAGGGACTTTTTGCTCTTCTACAAACACCTGATGTCGAATTTTTGTGATAGCCTCTTCGGAGGCGCTCCAACTGGTTCTATCTATGTCAATGGGAAAGTAATCAATACCCTTCACGAGCCACCTGTCTACTGGTTTAATGATTCGCCTGTTGTAGGCGATTACGATAAATACACAGTTTAAGGATGCGGTATTTTTGCCAAAAAATAAAAGGCCTTTTAATGAATTTCTGGATTAGATCAATATTTCTGTTGCTGACGTTAACGCAACCCGTGTTATCAAGCGCGAACGTTTTTGTGCAATACGGAGACCGTTTTCACCCGGAGGTCAGTGAAAAAGGTATGGTGGTTTCGCAAGAGAAAATCGCCAGCAGCGTGGGTGCAGAGATTCTCCGCAAAGGTGGCAATGCCATTGATGCAGCGGTAGCTACAGGCTATGCGCTGGCAGTGACGTTACCTCAGGCGGGCAACCTTGGCGGCGGCGGTTTTATGCTGATTTATCTGGCAGAAGAAAACCGCACAGTCGCCATAGACTACCGTGAAATGGCCCCTGTGGCGGCTCATCGCGATCTGTTTCTGAATAAACAAGGCGAAGTGGATGAGCAGCTGTCCCGTTTTAGCCACCGTTCTGCGGGTGTTCCCGGCACGGTAGCGGGGTTAAACCATGTGCTTGAAAAGTATGGCTCGCTTTCATTAAAACAGGTAATGGCTCCAGCCATAAAATTGGCAGAGGACGGTATTCAAGTCAGCTATCCATTGGCATTTTCTTTTCAGTATGGCGAAAAGCAACTGCGCAAAAACCCGGCATCTTCCCGCTATTTCTTTAACGAGGATGGCACCGCTCTGTCACCAGGCGATCACTGGCGCCAGAAAGATCTGGCTAGAACACTTAAGCGTATTGCACTGAAAGGCACTGAGACTTTTTATCAAGGCGATGTTGCCAAACAGATTGTCGCGGAAATGGAGCAGGGTGGAGGGCTGATAACGCTGCAAGACTTGTCCAACTATCGAGTAGCAGAGCGTGAGCCTGTAATGGGCACTTATCGAGGCTACCAAGTCGCTTCCATGCCCCCACCGTCCTCCGGCGGTATTCATTTGATACAAATGCTTAATATTCTGGAAAACTGGGATTTGAAGAGCTTGGGGCATAACAGCGCTGAGTACCTCCACCGACTGATTGAAGTTATGCGCAGGGCTTATGCTGATCGCAGTGAATACCTCGGTGACCCGGATTTCTACGCAGTGCCGCTTGATCGTTTGACGGATAAAGCCTACGCGCAGACACTAGTTGACAGTATTAATGTCAACAAAGCCAGCGTGTCCAGCGATATCCGCCCGGGTCTTAACTTGGCCGAAGAAAGCCCGCAAACCACGCACTTTTCGGTATGGGACAAGCAGGGCAATGTAGTGACTAACACCTACACACTTAACTTTTCATTTGGCAGTGGCATCTCGGTCGAGGGTGCAGGATTTTTACTCAACAATGAGATGGATGACTTTTCCTCCAAGCCAGGCGTACCCAACGCTTTCGGCTTAGTGGGCGGCGAGGCGAACGCAATAGCCGGTGGTAAACGACCGTTATCGTCAATGACTCCCACTCTGGTTTTCAAAGATGGCAAACCCGTAATTGCTACCGGCAGCCCCGGCGGCAGCACCATTATCACTGTGGTGCTGCAACAGTTGCTTAATGTGCTGGACTTTAATATGAATCTGGCTGAAGCCACTGCCGCACCACGTATTCATCACCAATGGTTGCCCGACAGAGTTTGGTTAGAAGAGGGAATCAGCCCTGATACAGAGCTGCTGCTAAAGCAAAAAGGTCATATAACAGAACGACAACGAGTGTTAGGGCGCGCGCAATCCATTATGAAAAGTGGAGATGTGTTATTAGGTGCTAGCGATAATCGTTGGCCGGGTGGAGCTGCCATTAGCGAAAAATAAACGCACATTAATCAATTTGAAGCGTTATTTCGTCGGCGGCTGCATATATCCAGCAGGTAATGCCCGACGTCAACTGCGCAGAAATTCGCTGGTAGGCATCGACTTCGTAATCATCTGCTCGCGCCAATTCTTCTGGGGTTATTTCAAAAACAGTGCCAGTGACTTCATCTTCACTATCACCGGTAAACCGTAGAATGGGGTGAAATCTTTTACCGCTCTCGCGAAGTACTCGTTCATCAGTAATCTCAACCTCACCCACGATATAGCCGGGCAGGGCATCTTTGGTGCCATTTAACTCACGACCGAAGTTTGCTAGCTGAACTTCTTTTTGTTGCAAGGTGCCGTAAGAAAACAGTAATTCCATGGTGGCTCTCTAATAAAATTGAATCTTTAGAGGAGTGATTCTATAAACTCAGCCAGGTATTAACAATGCTTGCTGTTAACTAACGCAACGAAACTAACCCTTCAAATTGTTACTGGCAATTCTTCCCTTTACGAAAAGCTCTTCAATCCTCTACTTCACGAAGACTACTGACAAAAGGTGTCAGTAGGGGGCTGTTAACATGTTTTCGGTATGTTTAGTTTGCACGCTATACATCGAAAAAGGGTGCTGATAATAGCACCAATAACAATTCCGGAGAATTTCAATGTACCAATTATTTAGCTTTCCACTTTCGCAACATAGCCGCCGAGTTATATCTTTGTTGGAAGAAGTCGGCATTCCGTATGAAAATCACAACATAAATTTGATGGCTAATGAGCATATGTCAGAGAGCTATCTAAAGATTAACCCTAACCACAAGGTTCCAACCTTCATAGACGGTGATGTAAAAATTCATGAGTCCAATGCAATTTTACGTTACCTTTGTATCAAGCATCAGCTATTTGACTGGTACCCCAACAATACTAAAACAGTCGCAAATGTTGAGCAGTGGCTGGATTGGAATCAATGTCAACTTTCGCCACTGGTAGTAGATATCGTGTTAAATAGAATGATATTGGGTGCGAAAGGTGATCAAAATGTAGCAATCCAGGCCGAAAAGAACATTCAACTGCTGTTTACAATTATGGAAGAACATTTAGAGGGCAGGAAGGTATTTGCCGGAGAGCATCCAACTATTGCAGATTTGTCTCTCGCCTCTAATATCTTTCAATTAGCGTTTGTTAATGCAATGCCCACTACAGCGAATATATCTCGCTGGTATAAACAGATAGCAGCGTTAAAGGGGTTTAAAAAGTCATTGCCGCAGGATTAATATCGGAGTAATTACAGTGAACCGACTGTTTAACATCATCCAGATTTTGCGTAGTGCAAGAGCCCCCATACGAGCAAAAGAGTTAGCCGAAAAGCTGGAAGTGTCGATTCGAACCGTATACCGAGATATTAAAGAACTACAAATTCAGAATGTGCCTATTCAAGAGGAAGCTGGAATA is a genomic window of Pseudomonadales bacterium containing:
- a CDS encoding GNAT family N-acetyltransferase gives rise to the protein MKGIDYFPIDIDRTSWSASEEAITKIRHQVFVEEQKVPVELEIDEFDKSAVHWLAFSQGDNAVATARLLPDGRVGRMAVLKPFRNKGVGSAVIRQIIKYAIRENVPELTLSAQRKAIPFYEGFGFQSEGDFYEDAGIPHKEMRLPLHVHNQRYQQQNRSRLPEDETRLRQPLNDSEGFFNAAQQFIPQAHKQIRIFSDHLLPELYDDQQLCDAFMAFVTSKPSAQIQILVRDIEWLSHHTHRLHELGLRLSSHIEFRKLDDEASPLHTEFMLVDKTGILYQQEPNRFVGYCIQYAPLEASELADEFDALWNISWPDPALRRLHI
- the ggt gene encoding gamma-glutamyltransferase; translated protein: MNFWIRSIFLLLTLTQPVLSSANVFVQYGDRFHPEVSEKGMVVSQEKIASSVGAEILRKGGNAIDAAVATGYALAVTLPQAGNLGGGGFMLIYLAEENRTVAIDYREMAPVAAHRDLFLNKQGEVDEQLSRFSHRSAGVPGTVAGLNHVLEKYGSLSLKQVMAPAIKLAEDGIQVSYPLAFSFQYGEKQLRKNPASSRYFFNEDGTALSPGDHWRQKDLARTLKRIALKGTETFYQGDVAKQIVAEMEQGGGLITLQDLSNYRVAEREPVMGTYRGYQVASMPPPSSGGIHLIQMLNILENWDLKSLGHNSAEYLHRLIEVMRRAYADRSEYLGDPDFYAVPLDRLTDKAYAQTLVDSINVNKASVSSDIRPGLNLAEESPQTTHFSVWDKQGNVVTNTYTLNFSFGSGISVEGAGFLLNNEMDDFSSKPGVPNAFGLVGGEANAIAGGKRPLSSMTPTLVFKDGKPVIATGSPGGSTIITVVLQQLLNVLDFNMNLAEATAAPRIHHQWLPDRVWLEEGISPDTELLLKQKGHITERQRVLGRAQSIMKSGDVLLGASDNRWPGGAAISEK
- a CDS encoding gamma-glutamylcyclotransferase, with the protein product MELLFSYGTLQQKEVQLANFGRELNGTKDALPGYIVGEVEITDERVLRESGKRFHPILRFTGDSEDEVTGTVFEITPEELARADDYEVDAYQRISAQLTSGITCWIYAAADEITLQID
- a CDS encoding glutathione S-transferase family protein, with the protein product MYQLFSFPLSQHSRRVISLLEEVGIPYENHNINLMANEHMSESYLKINPNHKVPTFIDGDVKIHESNAILRYLCIKHQLFDWYPNNTKTVANVEQWLDWNQCQLSPLVVDIVLNRMILGAKGDQNVAIQAEKNIQLLFTIMEEHLEGRKVFAGEHPTIADLSLASNIFQLAFVNAMPTTANISRWYKQIAALKGFKKSLPQD